The following is a genomic window from Campylobacter concisus.
GAAAAGTGTAGAGAAGGTTGATATTATATTTGTGACGGCTGATAAAGGACTTTGCGGTGGCTTTAACGTCCAGACTATAAAGACAGTTAGGCGCATGATTGATGAGCTAAAAGCCAAAAAGATCAAAGTAAGACTAAGAGCTGTTGGTAAAAAAGGCATAGAATTTTTCAATTTTCAAGGCGTTGAACTACTTGAGACTTACGTCGGAGCTAGCTCTTCTCCTACATATGAAAAAGCTCAAAATATCATAAAAGATGCCATTGATGACTTTACAAACGGCATAACAGATAAGGTCGTACTAATACACAATGGCTATAAAAATATGATTTCTCAAGAGATTAGAGTAAATGATATTGTGCCTATTGAGCCGTCTAAAATAGTTGCGGTTGAGACAAATTCTTTGATGGAATTTGAACCAGAAGACAACTATACTAAGATTATGGACGAGTTGCTTAATAAGTATTTTGAGTATAGTATGTATTATGCTTTGGTTGATTCTTTGGCGGCTGAGCACAGCGCTAGAATGCAAGCTATGGATAATGCAACAAACAATGCTAAACAACGCGTCAAACAGTTAAATCTTGCTTACAATAAAGCAAGACAAGAGTCTATTACCACTGAGCTTATTGAGATCATCAGTGGTGTTGAATCAATGAAATAAAAGGAGTATGAATGAAGGGTGTTATTAGTCAAGTCATGGGCCCTGTGGTCGATGTTGACTTTAATGACTACTTGCCAAAGATCAATGAAGCTATCGAAGTTTTCTTTGAGGTTGAGGGCAAGAAACATAAACTAATATTAGAAGTTGCTGCTCACCTAGGTGATAATAGAGTTAGAACGATAGCTATGGATATGAGTGAGGGTCTGACTCGTGGCTTAGAGGCTAAATCGCTTGGTGCACCTATAAGTGTGCCAGTTGGTGAAAAAGTTTTGGGTAGAATTTTTAACGTAGTTGGCGATTTGATCGACGAGGGTGAGGGTATCAATTTTGATAAGCACTGGTCTATCCACCGCGATCCTCCTCCATTTGAAGAGCAAAGCACAAAAAGTGAAATTTTTGAAACTGGTATCAAGGTAGTCGACCTTCTAGCTCCTTACGCAAAGGGCGGTAAAGTAGGTCTATTTGGTGGTGCTGGTGTTGGTAAAACGGTTATTATTATGGAGCTTATCCACAACGTTGCGTTTAAACACAGCGGTTATTCTGTATTTGCAGGCGTTGGTGAGAGAACTCGTGAAGGAAATGACCTTTATCACGAAATGAAAGAAAGTAATGTTTTGGATAAAGTTGCCTTGTGCTATGGTCAAATGAATGAGCCACCAGGAGCAAGAAACCGTATCGCACTAACTGGTCTTACAATGGCTGAGTACTTCCGTGATGAGATGGGGCTTGATGTTTTGATGTTTATCGATAATATCTTCCGTTTTTCTCAATCAGGCGCAGAAATGTCAGCTCTACTTGGACGTATCCCATCAGCTGTTGGTTATCAGCCAACTCTTGCAAGTGAGATGGGTAAATTCCAAGAGAGAATTACATCAACTAAAAAAGGTTCAATTACATCCGTTCAAGCTGTTTACGTTCCAGCTGATGACCTTACGGATCCAGCTCCTGCAACTGTTTTTGCTCACCTTGATGCTACAACAGTTCTTAACAGATCGATCGCAGAGAAAGGTATCTATCCAGCTGTTGATCCGCTTGATTCAACATCAAGAATGCTCGATCCTCAAATTTTAGGAGCAGATCACTATAAGGTAGCTCGCGGCGTTCAAGCTGTGCTCCAAAAATATAAAGATCTTCAAGATATCATTGCGATCCTTGGTATGGACGAACTTAGCGAAGAAGATAAGTTAACAGTTGATAGAGCAAGAAAGATCGAGAGATTTTTATCTCAGCCATTCTTTGTTGCTGAAGTATTTACAGGTAGCCCTGGTAAATATGTAAGTCTTGACGAAAATATTGCTGGCTTTAAGGGAATTTTAGAGGGTAAATATGACCATTTACCAGAAGCAGCATTTTATATGGTTGGAAATATAGATGAGGCTTTAGCTAAAGCTGAGAAACTTAAGGCTTAAATTTAAAAAGGAAGCGTAATGGATAAATTACATTTAGAGATCGTAACTCCTCAAGGTCAGATATTTAATGATGACGTGAGCAGTGTAGTGCTTCCAGGTAGCGAGGGTGAGTTTGGTGTTTTACCAAACCATGCCTCATTAATATCTCTTTTAAAAGCAGGTATTATAGATATAGAACATAAAAATAAAAAACATGATGTTGTTGCGATTAACTGGGGCTATGCAAAGATTGACGAAGGTAAGGTAGTAATACTTGCTGACGGTGCGGTTTACGTCTCTGGTGATAGTGAAAGTGAGCTTGCAAATTCATTGGAAGCTGCTAGAAATTTGATAGAGAGCATGAGTAGTGATACAAATGCTTTTGCAGCAACTATATCTAAAATGGAAAATGTAGTGAGAACTAGATAAGTGGGCGGTATAGATTTATTTTTAAATTACATTCAAAGAAGCAGTTTTATTACAATTATTGTTTTAACTTGGCTGTCAATATATTTTATAGTTAGTTTCACAATTCTTTTTTCAAGAATGGCTGGTATTGGAGCTTGGCAAAAACGTGAGCAAAATGCACTTGAAGCATTGCTCATGGGTGCTAAAAATATTCCAAATGATTCGTCTTTGAGAAAATGTGCAAATGGAAGGATCTCAAGAGAAAAACTAAACGTATGTATAAGTATAGCCGAGAAAAATGCTACAAGTGGGCTAACGTGGCTAAGTGTAATAGCATCTACTTCGCCTTTTATCGGTCTTTTTGGAACCGTTGTTTCTATTTTAGAGACATTTTCACAGCTTGGAAATGGTGGAGGTTCATCACTTGGTATTATCGCTCCAGCTATTTCAGAGGCACTTGTTGCAACTGGTTGCGGAATTTTTGTTGCCATCCCAGCATATACATTTAACTTACTCATAAAAAGAAAAGCTTATGAATTAATGAGTGTTATTGAGCGTCAGGCTGATGTAATGATAGCACTTAAAAAAGATGATGAGATACTATAAATGGCCGTTAAATTTACCGATGAGACACCAGAGCTAAATATAACTCCTCTTGTTGATATTATGCTTGTTTTACTAGCCATTTTAATGGTTACTATGCCAACCATAACATATCAAGAGGATATTACTCTTCCGGATGGTTCAAAGGCGAAAACTTCAACATCTAAGCAAAAAGACCTTATAGTATCTATAAATTCGCAAGGACAAGTTAGAGTTGATCAAAGCACTATGAGCCTTGCTGAGTTTCCCGATAATATCGCATTAATGAGTACAAAATACGATAAAACCTCGCCTATCTATATAAAAGCTGATAAAAATTTAAAATACGATGATGTTATGTTTGTATTAAAGACTTTGAAAGGTGCTGGTTTTAATAAAGTAGCTTTAGAGACAAACGGTTAAAATGTCAAATAAAGTTAAATTTCCAACGCTTAGTTCGTTTCTTGTAGCATCTTGTATTTACGTTATTATTATACTTGTTTTGTTTATAAAGCTTACTTTTTTTGCAGAACCTCCTAAAAAATATACCGATGATAAAGATGCTATTATGGATGTGGTTATGGTTGATAGAGAAGTTGATCAAACCATTAAAGCTCCAAAACAAGCAGATGAAGTAGTTAAAGAGCCAAAGCCTGAACCTAAAAAGGAATCTGAAGAAGATAAACAAGAGACTACAAATAAGCCTGTTGTACCAGATGAACCATTACCTACCCCAAGCTTACCAACTCCTCCAAAAGAAGAGCCAAAGCCTGAGCCTAAAAAACCAGAACCAAAACCAGAAATTTTAAAACCAAGTGAAGAACCCAAAGAAGATATTAAGCCAGAGCCAAAACCTGAGCCTAAGCCTACACCAAAGCCAGTTGAAAAGCCAAAACCAAAAGAGCCAAATATAAAAGACCTCTTTAGTGACATAGACCCTACAAAACTCAAAAAAGATGATGGTATAAAAAAGGCCGAAAATAAAGTGCAAAGCCGTAAAAAAAGCGAAGCTTCTAGTTCAAAAGCCGCAAAAGAAGCTAGTGATATAATAAAGAGTTTAAAGATAGATCAAAATCCAACTGCTCCAAAATCACAATCTACTGGTACTTACGATCCACTAATGGGTGCAATAACAAAACAAATTCAAAGAAGATGGCAAAGCTATAAGGCCGATTCTGCAAATTTAGCTAAAGTTAAAGTTATGATAGATCAGAGCGGAAATTTTAGCTATGAAATTTTAGAGCTATCATATAATGAAGAATTTAACGCAAAAGTAAGAGAGTGCTTAGAAAAACTTACAACGGAGAAATTTCCATTCAATCCAGACAAAAGCACTACTTTTAATTTAAATTTAGAAGATAAAATAGATCAAAATTTATAAAATTATGGAGTAGAGATGAAGAAAATTTTTCTTTTTTTATGTGTTGCTCTAGGGCTTTATGCTGCTGATGCAACCATATCTGTTGTAAATCAAGGTATTGCCTTGCCAAAGATAGCTTTGCAAGATGCAACAACTGCTGTTAGCGATATGGGTTTTAAAGATAAATTCTTTAAAATCATGCTAGGAGATCTAAAGGTTAGTTCCGATTTTGAAGTAATCGAAGATCATGTGCTTTCTACCTATGAAGGAGATGCGACTACTAATACAATGAGTGATAAAGGCGTCGAGCTTATCTTTAGATATGCTCTTGAAGGCTCTATGGGCTCGCCTCTTACTTTAAGAGTAAAACTGATAAATGCTAAAACAGCAACCACAAGGTATGAGAAAGTTTACACTATGCCAGACGGTGCAAAGTATCCGTTTTTGGCGCATAAAAGTATAGTTGAGCTTACTAATGAGCTAAATTTACCACCAGTTGGCTGGATGGAAAAATTTATTATTCTTTCAAAATATACTTCAGCTCGCCAAAGCTCTATCATAGTTGCTGATTATACACTTACATATCAAAAGACTATAGTAAGTGGCGGACTAAACATTTTCCCAAAATGGGCAGGCGCCGATCAAAGTAAATTTTACTATACATCTTATGTGAATAATAAGCCAACTTTATTTAGATATGATCTAAATTCTGGTACAAAAACAAAGATAATTGATAGCATTGGCATGCTTATAGCCTCAGATGTTAGTAAGGATGGAAGTAAAATTTTATTAACTATGGCACCAAAAGATCAACCAGACATCTTTATCTATAATACAAATAGTAAAAATTTGACGCAGATTACTAATTATCCAGGTATAGATGTAAATGGAAATTTTGTAGATAATGACAGTAAGATAGTTTTTGTATCAGATAGGCTTGGTTATCCTAACGTTTTTGCAACCCCAGCGATTTCTGGTGGAAGCGTTGAACAAATGGTATTTCATGGTAAGAATAACAACTCTGTAAGCACATTTGAAAATTATGTTGTTTATTCAAGTAGAGAAGCAAGCGGTAGTTTTAATATATATCTAATTTCAACTCAAACGGATTTTATACGCCAGCTTACAGCAAATGGCAAAAATAACTATCCAAGATTCTCAAGCGATGGGCAAAGTGTCGTCTTTATAAAAGAGCTTGGCGGTCAAAGTTCACTAGGGGTTGTTAGGTTAAATGAAAACAGAAGTTTTCAGTTTCCTTTAAAAGTAGGAAAAATTCAGTCTATAGATTGGTAAGATTCTGATAAAATTTAAAATTTTTGTGATATAATTCGACCAAATTTCTAAAAAAGGATAAGGAATGAAAAAAGTAGTTCTAGCAAGTGTTGCAGTTGCAACTTTATTGTTGAGCGGTTGTAGCTCAAAAAACCCTGAAGTTGATATGAATTCAAATTCAAATCAATCTGCAGACAATTCAGGTAGCATGAGTGATGCTGATAGATTAGCAGCTCTTATTGCTAATATCGAGAGTCAAGTTAAAAGTGTATACTTTGACTTTGATAAATTTAATATCAAAGCTGATCAACAAGGTGTTGTTAGCTCAAATGCATCAGTATTCAACCAAGCTGACGCTCAAGCTCTTTCTATAAAAGTAGAAGGTAACTGCGATGAGTGGGGTACAGATGAGTATAACTATGCTCTTGGTTTAAAACGTGCTAAAAGTGCTAAAGATGCTCTTGTAAGAAATGGCGTTAGTGCTGATAGAATCGCTGTAGTTAGCTTTGGAGAAAGCAATCCAGTTTGTACAGACAAAACAAAAGCTTGCGATGCTCAAAATAGACGTGCAGATTTCAAAGTACTTCCATAATTTATAATTAAATAATAATGAATAAAAAAATAATTGTAGTGGCTCTAATTGGAGCCACTATCTCTATTACCTCCGGCCAAGAAATTTCAGCTTTTGATGCAGGCAATATGGATAGTGCGAATCCATATGGTCTAACTGACAATGAAAAAGCTACCCTAAATAATAAGCGAAGTGTTCAAAATATTGAAGAGAATATGAATAGTGTTTTAGAACAACTTCAAGGTTTGCAAAGCTTGATTGAGAGCATGAGTGCTAGAATGAATAAGCTTGAGCAGAGAATAAATGATATAGAGACGAAGGTAAATGGGGGCATAAGTGATTCTGGTGTAAGTTTGACATCACTGAAGGCTTATGTTGATGAAACTAGAGATATACAAGACAAAAACTACAAGAATATTACTGCTGCCTTAAATAAATTAGGTGCAATAATGGATAAAAATACTGCCCAACCAAAGCAAAATACAAATCCAAAACAACAAAATAAGCCAACTTCAAATTTTAGTGGAAAAAGCGATAAAGATATTTTGGCTGATGGCATTAAACTTTTAAATTCTGGCAATAGCACAGAAGCAGCTGAATATTTTGAATATTTAAATAAAAAAGGCTATAAAACTGGGGCAACAAATTATTATTTAGGTGAAGTTGCTTACAGTCAAAAATCATACAGCACAGCTATACAATACTACAAAAAAAGTATACAGGACGAAGATAAGGCTGACTATACACCAAAACTTCTATATCACACAGCTATAAGCTTTGATAAGATAGGTGATACGCAAAGTGCAAATAGATTTTATAAGGCTTTAAAAGTCGGTTATCCAGATAGCAAAGAAGCCAAAGCCTCTCCCAATAGAAACTAAATTTTAATCTTTTTTAGATATAATCCCACATTAATCAAAAAACCAAATCTAAGGAGATTATTGTGAGTAAAGATCAAGTTATAACTATGTTTTACGAACTAAAAGATGCTAACACTGGTGAAATTTTAGAGTCAAACATGCAAGAAGGTGGCCAAATTTCATTTATAACAGGGCATGGCCATATTATAGAAAAGCTTGAAGAAGAAGTAAGCAAATTAAAATCAGGCGAAAGAGCAACTATAAGCGTAAAGGCAGCAGAGGGTTGTGGTGAATATAATAATGAAGCCATTCAGTCGTTACCAAAAGAGCAATTTGCTGGTATAGATTTGCATGAAGGAATGGAACTTTTTGGTCAAAATGAGGATGGCTCAAGCGTTCGTGTTATTGTTAAAGAGATCAAAGATGACGAAGTAACAGTTGATTTTAATCACCCATATGCTGGTAAAGATTTGTTATTTAATGTTGAAGTTTTAGAAGTCAGAGATGCGACAGAAGATGAAAAAGCAACAGGTATGGTAGCCGGGGCTCATACTTGCGGTTGCGGTGGTCACGATCATGAGCATGAACATGAGTGCTGCGGGGGTCATGGACATGGGCATGGACACGGACACGAGGATGGTGGTTGCGGTTGCGGTGGACACGGACATCACCATCATTAAGAAGCTAAAATGAAAAAAATTGCTTTTGTTTTTGCGGGCCAAGGCTCGCAAAGTATTGGTATGGGAAAAGACTTTTACGAAAATTTTTCTACTGCTAAACTACTTTTAAATGATGCTTGTAATGACACTGGCATTGATTACAAAGAGCTTTTATTTACACAAAACGATAAGTTGGATAAAACAGAATTTACTCAGCCAGCTATTGTTTTAAACTCGTTAATGACTTATTTGGCTTTTTCAAATTTTATTAAAGAAAAACCAGAATTTAGTCTTGGGCACTCACTTGGAGAATTTACCGCTCTTGCAGTTAGTGGAGCATTTAACTTTATTGATGCGATTAGGCTTGTAAATTTACGTGGTAAATTTATGCAAGAAGCTTGTGTTGGTAAAGATGCCGGCATGATGGTAGTTCTTGGACTTAGTGATGAAATGGTTGAAGAAATTTGTAAAAAAGCAAGAGAAGAAGGCTTACAAATTTATGCTGCAAACTACAACTGCGATGGACAAATCGTTGTCGCTGGTGTAAGAGCTGATCTTGCTAGCTATGAAGCAAAATTTAAAGAAGCTGGCGCAAAAAGAGCAATGCTTTTAAATATGTCAGTAGCGAGCCATTGCCCGATACTTGAGCCTGCTAGTGTTAGACTGGCAAGCGAGCTTGAGAGTACTTTGGCTACCAAATTTTCTCCAGTTGTCTCAAAT
Proteins encoded in this region:
- a CDS encoding MotA/TolQ/ExbB proton channel family protein, translating into MGGIDLFLNYIQRSSFITIIVLTWLSIYFIVSFTILFSRMAGIGAWQKREQNALEALLMGAKNIPNDSSLRKCANGRISREKLNVCISIAEKNATSGLTWLSVIASTSPFIGLFGTVVSILETFSQLGNGGGSSLGIIAPAISEALVATGCGIFVAIPAYTFNLLIKRKAYELMSVIERQADVMIALKKDDEIL
- the fabD gene encoding ACP S-malonyltransferase produces the protein MKKIAFVFAGQGSQSIGMGKDFYENFSTAKLLLNDACNDTGIDYKELLFTQNDKLDKTEFTQPAIVLNSLMTYLAFSNFIKEKPEFSLGHSLGEFTALAVSGAFNFIDAIRLVNLRGKFMQEACVGKDAGMMVVLGLSDEMVEEICKKAREEGLQIYAANYNCDGQIVVAGVRADLASYEAKFKEAGAKRAMLLNMSVASHCPILEPASVRLASELESTLATKFSPVVSNVNAKIYTDKSEALVLLKEQLIKPVCYKQSIKNYENNVDCFIELGATTLKGINKKITEKPTYSITDMASLEEVVKILEER
- the atpD gene encoding F0F1 ATP synthase subunit beta, with product MKGVISQVMGPVVDVDFNDYLPKINEAIEVFFEVEGKKHKLILEVAAHLGDNRVRTIAMDMSEGLTRGLEAKSLGAPISVPVGEKVLGRIFNVVGDLIDEGEGINFDKHWSIHRDPPPFEEQSTKSEIFETGIKVVDLLAPYAKGGKVGLFGGAGVGKTVIIMELIHNVAFKHSGYSVFAGVGERTREGNDLYHEMKESNVLDKVALCYGQMNEPPGARNRIALTGLTMAEYFRDEMGLDVLMFIDNIFRFSQSGAEMSALLGRIPSAVGYQPTLASEMGKFQERITSTKKGSITSVQAVYVPADDLTDPAPATVFAHLDATTVLNRSIAEKGIYPAVDPLDSTSRMLDPQILGADHYKVARGVQAVLQKYKDLQDIIAILGMDELSEEDKLTVDRARKIERFLSQPFFVAEVFTGSPGKYVSLDENIAGFKGILEGKYDHLPEAAFYMVGNIDEALAKAEKLKA
- a CDS encoding biopolymer transporter ExbD, with translation MAVKFTDETPELNITPLVDIMLVLLAILMVTMPTITYQEDITLPDGSKAKTSTSKQKDLIVSINSQGQVRVDQSTMSLAEFPDNIALMSTKYDKTSPIYIKADKNLKYDDVMFVLKTLKGAGFNKVALETNG
- the atpC gene encoding ATP synthase F1 subunit epsilon, with protein sequence MDKLHLEIVTPQGQIFNDDVSSVVLPGSEGEFGVLPNHASLISLLKAGIIDIEHKNKKHDVVAINWGYAKIDEGKVVILADGAVYVSGDSESELANSLEAARNLIESMSSDTNAFAATISKMENVVRTR
- a CDS encoding OmpA family protein, with product MKKVVLASVAVATLLLSGCSSKNPEVDMNSNSNQSADNSGSMSDADRLAALIANIESQVKSVYFDFDKFNIKADQQGVVSSNASVFNQADAQALSIKVEGNCDEWGTDEYNYALGLKRAKSAKDALVRNGVSADRIAVVSFGESNPVCTDKTKACDAQNRRADFKVLP
- a CDS encoding TonB C-terminal domain-containing protein — its product is MSNKVKFPTLSSFLVASCIYVIIILVLFIKLTFFAEPPKKYTDDKDAIMDVVMVDREVDQTIKAPKQADEVVKEPKPEPKKESEEDKQETTNKPVVPDEPLPTPSLPTPPKEEPKPEPKKPEPKPEILKPSEEPKEDIKPEPKPEPKPTPKPVEKPKPKEPNIKDLFSDIDPTKLKKDDGIKKAENKVQSRKKSEASSSKAAKEASDIIKSLKIDQNPTAPKSQSTGTYDPLMGAITKQIQRRWQSYKADSANLAKVKVMIDQSGNFSYEILELSYNEEFNAKVRECLEKLTTEKFPFNPDKSTTFNLNLEDKIDQNL
- the atpG gene encoding ATP synthase F1 subunit gamma, which translates into the protein MSNLKDIKRKIKSVQNTQKTTRAMKLVSTAKLRKAEEAARYSRVYALKINEVLSEIAYKINQYASVMTESKFFNTTKSVEKVDIIFVTADKGLCGGFNVQTIKTVRRMIDELKAKKIKVRLRAVGKKGIEFFNFQGVELLETYVGASSSPTYEKAQNIIKDAIDDFTNGITDKVVLIHNGYKNMISQEIRVNDIVPIEPSKIVAVETNSLMEFEPEDNYTKIMDELLNKYFEYSMYYALVDSLAAEHSARMQAMDNATNNAKQRVKQLNLAYNKARQESITTELIEIISGVESMK
- a CDS encoding FKBP-type peptidyl-prolyl cis-trans isomerase is translated as MIVSKDQVITMFYELKDANTGEILESNMQEGGQISFITGHGHIIEKLEEEVSKLKSGERATISVKAAEGCGEYNNEAIQSLPKEQFAGIDLHEGMELFGQNEDGSSVRVIVKEIKDDEVTVDFNHPYAGKDLLFNVEVLEVRDATEDEKATGMVAGAHTCGCGGHDHEHEHECCGGHGHGHGHGHEDGGCGCGGHGHHHH
- a CDS encoding tetratricopeptide repeat protein; the protein is MNKKIIVVALIGATISITSGQEISAFDAGNMDSANPYGLTDNEKATLNNKRSVQNIEENMNSVLEQLQGLQSLIESMSARMNKLEQRINDIETKVNGGISDSGVSLTSLKAYVDETRDIQDKNYKNITAALNKLGAIMDKNTAQPKQNTNPKQQNKPTSNFSGKSDKDILADGIKLLNSGNSTEAAEYFEYLNKKGYKTGATNYYLGEVAYSQKSYSTAIQYYKKSIQDEDKADYTPKLLYHTAISFDKIGDTQSANRFYKALKVGYPDSKEAKASPNRN
- the tolB gene encoding Tol-Pal system protein TolB: MKKIFLFLCVALGLYAADATISVVNQGIALPKIALQDATTAVSDMGFKDKFFKIMLGDLKVSSDFEVIEDHVLSTYEGDATTNTMSDKGVELIFRYALEGSMGSPLTLRVKLINAKTATTRYEKVYTMPDGAKYPFLAHKSIVELTNELNLPPVGWMEKFIILSKYTSARQSSIIVADYTLTYQKTIVSGGLNIFPKWAGADQSKFYYTSYVNNKPTLFRYDLNSGTKTKIIDSIGMLIASDVSKDGSKILLTMAPKDQPDIFIYNTNSKNLTQITNYPGIDVNGNFVDNDSKIVFVSDRLGYPNVFATPAISGGSVEQMVFHGKNNNSVSTFENYVVYSSREASGSFNIYLISTQTDFIRQLTANGKNNYPRFSSDGQSVVFIKELGGQSSLGVVRLNENRSFQFPLKVGKIQSIDW